One Nostoc sp. ATCC 53789 genomic window, GTTAACCTCGATGGCGCTAACCTCGATGGCGCTAACCTCTTGGGCGCTAACCTCTCACGCGCTAACCTCGATGGCGCTAACCTCTCACGCGCTAACCTCGATGGCGCTAACCTCGATGGCGCTAACCTCGTCAATATTATTTGGGATGAGCATACAAACTGGGATAATGTGAAAAGACTAAATACAGCACGAAACGTACCTGAAAGCTTGCTTTCCAAACTAAACCCAACCGCCCACCCCTCGTCCCCGCAAGACACTCCACCCTCAGCCTGACCCCACCGCCGCCAACCCCGGCAGCAGCCTCTGATAGAACTCCTGCTGCAACCCCGACAAAACCGCCAGCACCCCAAACTCCGACCAATCGCCTAAATCTTCGTCATGCAGAGATACCTGGTAGTAGCCGCAGCACAAGCGATCGCACTTCACAGGATAACCCAGTGCATGACATTTCTCGATCAGCGACGATACCAAAGGTGGATATGTAATGGGGTGATTTGTCTTGCCTTGGATAAGGGTTAATTTTAGTTGGTCAGCCCCAACTTCGCCGCCCCAAAGCTCTTGCAGTATCTCCTCAGCAACTTGATATTGATGACAGAAATCCCCAGTCTTTTCAAAGCAGCATAGGGTTATATCTTGTGGATTTTCTTTCTGTTTTCTCACCCACAATTGAATTAGTTGCTGACGAGAATCCAGAGTCTTCCTGAACTCGCTGGTGTCATTCTTCCTGTGCGGCGGTATCCTGGGCTGATGCCTTCCACCACTTCAGGAGTTCAGGAGTTGGCGCGAATAGCGGAAGGTGTTTGCCTTTCCAATTTTTGGGAGGGTACAGCGAGATTGAGATGCCTTCGCCTCGGATTTCGCCACGATAATATGAGGTGTACACCGTCATAATCGCACCCTCTCCAAGTCATAGTCAGTCACTCGTGCGATGGGCGAAGTCCCGCCAAGGGCGATCGCATCTCTGAAAGTAAAAAGCTCATCAAACCAATTCGCAATTCGCAACTCGCAATTCGCAATTGCAGAGGAAATTAGAAATTAAGCCGTTGGGGTGCAAAGCTAACATGCTAATCTTTGATTAAGTGATAAGTTTCAGTTATCAGTAATTTTAATTGCGAATTGCGAATTGGTAATTGCGAATTGTTTTGACATCCATTCGATACTGTAGAACCAAAAATCATTGATTAGTTGGATGCCTTGGACAATCCTTGCTGGTGGCCCGTCGCCATGAAATCGGAACTCGACTAATTCACCCAGTTCAAACACAGGCTTTTCTTTGGTAACTAATTGTAACTTGCCTGTGCCAATAAGTTCACGCCCTAAAACAGTTAGATTATCCTTGCCGGAAACAATCTCATAACTCCAGCCTTTAGCTGACCACTCTACAC contains:
- a CDS encoding DUF1392 family protein — protein: MINQVPNLETCWYLSPPWGKEIPPLEVSLLEEVYVTTTKSFGYCCGVEWSAKGWSYEIVSGKDNLTVLGRELIGTGKLQLVTKEKPVFELGELVEFRFHGDGPPARIVQGIQLINDFWFYSIEWMSKQFAITNSQFAIKITDN